GTCCAAACCGTTCATAGGCGACTGCGCGCATTGGAGTTACCTCCCTCTCAGGTCAGGCCTTGGATGACCTCGGCCGGCACCGTTCAGCCGGTCCCTCCGAGTTCGCGTCCGTTCTCGACCATGAACCCTCCGCGGCTCGACACAACCAGTCTGTAGAAGGGATTCGGCCCGTGGTAGAGCCGAACGCCCCCAATGGCCGCCCACTTCAACACTCCTGCACCGACACGAGGGCGCTTTTCCGCCGGGCCAATCGACGCAATAACCCGGCGCTAGGCGTCGATGGGCTCCCGCGCTTCGACGATGTATACGCGCTCCACCGGTTCCTCCCCCCGCCGCTGATGCCAGCGGTCCCACAGCACCAGCAAGCTCGGCAGAACGATGACGGATCCGAGCAGTGCGAAGCTGATGGCGTAGACCGTGACTATCCCGAACTGCTGGAACGCGGTGAGCGAAGAGGTGATCAGAACCGCGAATCCGGCGATAGTGGTCAGCGCCGACCCGACGAGGGCGCCGCCGGTGTGGCCGGCGGTCGAACGCATCGCGTCGGCCGGGTCGTCGAAGCGCTGCCGATCCTCCAGGTACCGGTGCGTGATGTGAATCGTGTACGGAACGCCGATTCCGATCGCCAGTGCGGCGGTGGTGGCGGTAACCGGACCGAATGGAATCCCGCTCGCCGCCATCATCCCGTAGGTCCACAAAACGACGACGACGACGGGGGCGATGGTGATCACGCCGAGCATCGGCCGGCGGCATTCGAACCAGAACCCCGCCGTCAGCAGCGCCATCGCGGCAATCAGCGTGATGGCCAGCGAGGAAATCTGTGACGAATTGAGAGCGTCGATGACCACGGTGACGACGATGTGCTCGTTGGTTACGACGGCGGTTACTCCGTCGAGTGCTGCAAGGGATCCGAAGTCGTCGGACAGCGCCACGTCCAGGTCTCTTGCGAAGTCTTCACCGGCAGTCGTGGAGATCGCCACTCTGACCGCGGGCGGTTCGCCCGCGGAGACAACCTGAGCCATGCCATCCGGATCTTGGGCCGCCGCAGCCGAGTAGATCGCGGCAACATCCGCGTCGGCGCGCACAGTCAAGGCCGGTTCGAGGCCGAGCTCGGTGGCATCACCTGCGAACCCGGACGTTCCCATCAGGCTCGCGAGTACCGATACCGGACTCAGCGCGGCTACCCGGTCGCCCTGTCGCACTACGTGCTCGTCGTCCTCCAATCCCGCCAGCGCAGCCACCAGCGCGTTGTGAGCCTCCGGAGTGAGTACTTCTCCCTCGATGAGCACGTCAGACACTTCCCCAAGGCCGGATTCGTAGCTCTCCCTGAGTGTGGCGTAGGTCTGCAGAATCGGAGCATCCTCCGGGATGAAGGCGGCCGAACTGAACTCGGTGTCGAGGTTCATCAGGCCGTAGATTCCCGCTCCTGCCAGCAACGCCGTCGTGGCGAGCACGACGATGGGATGCCGCTCGGCCAACACCGCCGTGGCCGCGGAGCCCCGGGTTATCCAGCGTCGTTCCTGGCCGACGAGGCGGGTAGCCGGGAGCGTTCCTTTTCGCTCGGCCCGCCGATCGAGCAAGAGTCGAACGGAAGGAACGAACGTGAGCATTATCAGGAACGCCGAGGCGATTCCAACCGCGGCCATGATGCCGAAGTCACGCAGCGCCGGAACCGGGTTTACGACGTTGGTCAGGAACCCGATCGACGTGGTCAGGGTGGCGAGGACGAGAGCGATGCCGACCGTTGCGGTAGCTCGACCAGCCGCCCCCGAAACGCTTCGGCCGCTCCCGATCTCGCCGCGGTAGCGGGCGGTCAGATGAACGGCGTAGTCGACCCCCAGCCCCACGAGCAGGATCGGCAGAGCCTGGAGCAACTCGCTCGATCTGCCGATCAACCCGAGGTAGCGAGGGCCGAGCAGAACGCCCGCTCCCATCATCCAGGCGATCGCCATGCCGATGCCCGTCAACGCCAGGGCGATGTCGGCCACAGTCCTGCGTATCGCGCCGCCGATCCCTGCCGGTGTAGCCGGACGCACCCAGAACACAATGGCGAGGATGCCCATGATGACCACCGTCGCCAGCAGGAAGAGCCCAGGAACCTCATCGCGAAAGGTCGTGTCCGAAAACAACAGCTCGAAGCTGAAAGCCGACAGGCTGACTGCGCCGTCGGTGGCTCCTTCGACGGCGGCGGCCGCGCTGCGGAGGATCTCTTCCAGCTCTTCGTACGAGTCCAAACTCGACGTATCGAGGAATACGACCATTAGCCCCGATTCGACCGGGCCGCCTATCGGACCATCAACCGAGAAGGGGAGCATGGCGCGGACCTGTTCAACCTCCTCGGACGACATCTGTCCAAGTGCCAGCCGGTACATCTGTTGAACGGTGGCGTCGTCGGCCGTGTCGATAGGCGTCCCCAGGAACTCCATTGCCCGGATGGCCGGTGTCAGGTAGGAGACGATCGGCCCGGCCGGTCGATCGGCTAGATAGGGGGCCGCTGTACTCGCCTGAAGCCGGTCCTCGGCGGACACGACGGCACGCAGTGCATTCGCCGTCATCACGTCGCCGGTGTCGGATCCAATGAGTACCTGCAGCGTCCGGCTCGTGGATGCGAAGCGATTCTGTACGTCCAGCAGCGCTGTGTACTCGGGGGCGTCGGGAGCGAAGCTCTCGATGGTCGGTGCGACTTCGTCCTGGGGGATGAAAGCGGCGAGTGCGGCTGTGATGGCGATGCCGACGACTACGACCACAATCGGGGCGCGCCGGATTGCGGCTGAGAGAAAGCGGATCAGGGATGTCAATGCATGCTCCCGATGTCCAACTAGACGAGCTGCAGGTCTTGTCAACTGATACAAGCTACGTTATATTTGTATCATGAATTATGAGGCTCTGTCAACCGGCGATCGGATCCTTCAGGCGGCCATCCAATTGTTCGTCGATCACGGAGTCCGTCGGACATCGATGGATGAAGTGGCGAGTCGATCGGGAGTTTCGCGAGTGACTCTCTATCGTTACTTCGCCGACCGCGAAGCGCTGGTCCGGGCGGCTTTCTTCGCTCCAATCGAGGCGCTCGAGTTGCTCCAATCAGAGCTCGAGGGTGAGGACGGCCTGACGGTTGAGCAGGTCTTAGTAGCCGTCGGTATGCGCATAGCCGACCAACCCGCCATCGATCTGCCGGTTCATCGAGACGAACTCGAGAAGCTCTACCCGCGACTGGCGGCAGAGTACGCCCAGCACCGGGACGCCGTCGCCCATCGCCTCATCTCGCTGGTCTTCGACACCGCCGAGCAGTCGGGCCGGTTGCGCGCCGGGGTTCGGAAAGATCTCGTCGAGGGAGTGATGTGGGACCTGCTGGTCAACCCTCTTTCGATTCCCGCCGTAAGGGACTCCGGGATCAGAGCGCGCGAATTATATGCGGCCCTGATCGACGTCCTTCTGTACGGGATGCTCACAGACGACGGGGGACCAGAGGGTTGATCGTCGTACCGGAGATGGCAGCATGCAGCCGTTGGTTGCGAGGTGCGAGATTCTGTCACGATGGACCTGTATCGTTTCAGCGTGATGACAGAGCAATCGGGACCTGAATCCAGCCGAGACACTCGAGGCACCGCCACGTCGGCATTCGGAGTTGGCCGCCGTGAGAATCATGACGCCTCAGCGTTCTACGCCCGGTTCGGCCCTCCCGAACTCTCCGAAGATGACAGGTTGTGTCCACTGCCGGTGGATCTGCCGGACCCTCCCTGCATCGTTGGCGACGCCCGCTCAATGGCCGAGGTCCCCGACCGGTCGGTGGCGCTGGTGGTCACGTCGCCGCCCTACTTCGTCGGGAAGGAATACGAGCAGGCGATCACCGGACCAGCAGAGGCGGTGGGCCCGCAGGTTCCCAAGTCGTATGTCGAGTACCTGGAAATGCTGCGCGACGTCTTCGCGGAGTGCAAGCGCACGCTCGAACCCGGCGGCCGGATCGCGGTCAACGTGGCCAATCTCGGCCGTAAGCCCTATCGGAGCCTGTCCTCCGATGTGATTCGCATCCTGCAGGACGATCTGGGTTTGCTGCTGCGCGGTGAGATCATCTGGCAGAAGGCCGAGGGAGCATCCGGATCGGTCGCCTGGGGGTCCTTCAACAAGGCCACCAACCCAGTCTTGCGCGACGTCACCGAGCGAGTCATAGTCGCCTCCAAGGGGAGATTCGATCGGGCGCGATCACGCCAACAGAGAGAGAGGGACGGCTTCCCCTTCGAAAACACCATGCCGGTCGACGAGTTCATGGAAGCGACTCTCGATGTATGGAGAATCGACGCCGAGAGCGCCCGCCGGGTCCAGCATCCCGCCCCCTTCCCCGTCGACCTTCCGCGCCGTCTCATTGAGTTGTACACATTCGAGGACGATCTCATCCTCGACCCATTCCTCGGGTCGGGAACGACGCTCGTGGCCGCCGCCCGGACCGGTCGGCGGGGGGTCGGCTACGACCTGGATCCGGACTACATCGAGACCGCCAAGGCTCGCTACCGCGCTGAGAAGAAGCGCTACCGGAAACAACGAGAGCATGAGAGCGCCCACCAGGAGCGTTTCGCGCTCGACTTGCCGCCGGAAGCCACTGCCGAGGAGCGGGCAGACCACTTCCAGCGCCGGGCGAGCCGGGAAGGCAAGAAGGCTCAGGACCTCGCCCGTCAGGTACTGGAAGAGGTGGGGTTCCAGGTCATCGATGAGGCGTACAAGCTGCCGAAATCGGGAGTTCAGTTCAATTTCCGGGTGGTGGATGCCAAGGGAGATCGGGAGTTCCTGGTCGACGTGTCCGGTGCCTTCACGACAGCCAGGCCGGGGCTGTTGCGCACCGACACGCTGTGGAAGACGCTGGGCCGGGCGCACGTCCTCAAGTCGCTCGACGAACAGGCCCGTCTGTTGATCGTGACGTCGAACCTCCCGCGGCCGGGCAGCGATGGAGACCGAGCCCTGCACGCGGTAGGTCCCGGCAATGTATGGGACGCCATCGAGATGTTCGACAGTGAGGGAGTCAACCGGTTGGAACAATATGCACAGGGGCAACTCGAGCAACTCCCCGGGTTCTGGAGCGATGCCGAACTGGCGGCCCGTCGCGATGAGCAACTCGCCCGGTACTACGACGTCGAAGACGAATGAAGGGAGTCGCGTACGCGGTCGTACGTTTCGATCCCCCAGGGGTGTACCTGGCCGAAGACATCGAGGTGCTACAACGACTGCTGGCGCTCGACCTGGTCGCCGACACGGATCCGGCCCTGCTCACCAAGGAGGGCGCCGACGAACTGCGCAAGGCTCTCCTCGAAGAGCGTTGGGGTGACGCGGTGGTGACCTGGATGGCACTCTCTGGAGTCGCCGTAGACGTATACACGTTTCTGCCGATCTATGGGAACGGCGAACTCCCCACCGAACTGATAGGCGCGCAGTTGCAGTTCAAGCGGCTGTTCCGGGACGCCTGACCGTGCCGGCGCTCCGCACAGAGATCACCGAGATCGTGACCGGACTGGGGATGTTCGGCTATCCAAATCTCGGGCATGCCATCGGTATGCGACCGCCCGCTCTGGCGAACGTCGATAGTGCGGTATACGACCGGCTGGCGGCAGCCTATCGGGCTGGTCTCCACCGCGACCTGTTCGCCACCGCCTGGAGGAACGGGGTCCGTTTTGCTGCGGCGAAGGAGGGTCTTCGGGGCCGACCGCCCTGGATCGTCGAGTGGAAAGGTGGCCACCGTCCGCCCGGTTATGAGGAGATACCCGCCGACTTGCGGGTCGATCACGTGTATCTCGTTTCGTGCAAATACGGGTCCAACATTCTCACGAATTCGTCGCCGTTCACCCTGTTTGGCGGTGTCAGCGGTGAAGAGGACTGGTTCACGGCCGTTGCTCCCGATGCGTATCAGATCCTGTACGAGGAGTGTCGTCGCCTGGTGCCGGGTCGGTCGCTTCCGGAGCACGTGACCGAACTGACCGCCGTGCACCGCCTGGCGTTGAAGAAGACTCTGCCGAGAATCCTGATCGGCAACGCCAGAGCGGCCTACCGGGAATTCGCAGCAGAGGCGGCGGCCGGATCATCACGGCGCTGGCACGCCAGCCTGGGCACGAAACTGCTTCGAGAGCAGATGATGTGGCGCCTTCTGCGCCTGCAATCGGCCCCCTACTTCGTGCTGGGGGAGTCGGCGGATGGTCATCCGCTTGCCTACCGCGTCCAGACCCCGTGGGATTTGCGGGCATCGACCGAGTTCGTCTCGTTCCGTCACTGGTCCGAGCAGGATCGGGGCCAGCCGATCGTGAGTTGGGAGGCAACCTATTCCGATCGCCTCTCCGGGGTTCAATCGTCCGTTGCCGGTCACATCGAGGTCAGATGGAGCCACGGCAAGTTCGCTCAGGCACCTGAAGCGAAGGTCTATCTCGACACGCCTCATCACGCCGTAGCCGCCTATGTCCCGCTCGCCGATGCCGGTGACGGAGAGCTCACGCTATTCGGCTGACCGAGCTCCGTCGCCGGCGCCGGCGGAGCGCCATCGAGAGGCGCCGGTCCACGATTCGTGGACCGTTCGAGCGTAGGCTGTGGGCGCCGTTCCGGCTGAGATGGGGTGTACGTACTGATGATCGAGCTCTTCCACAGCACCGGCACGTCCCGCCCGGTCCGTGTCGAACCCGGAGTAGACCTGGCTGAAATCAGGCGCCGCCAGGGCTGGGTGTGGGTAGACGTTGTCGCTCCCGATCCCCGTGAGGTTTCTGCGCTGGCCACCGAGTTCGGTCTGGAAGCGCTGGACGTCGGCGATGTGCTCGACGCCACCGAATACCCGAATATCGAGGAACGAGCCGGGTATCTATTCGTCATTGCCCACTCGCCGTCGGTCGACCGGGAGCGGCTGCGGACCGTCGAAGTCGATGCGTTTCTGGGATCCGACTTCCTCATCACGGTCCGGCAAGAGCAACTGCCCGCCTTCGAGGCGGTCGCCGGATCTTTCGAGGCGAGTGCCGGGACGGGACCGGATGATTTCCTGGCGCTACTTCTGGATATCTTCGTGCACAGGATCCGGCTCCTCATCGACAATCTGGATGCCGAGGTCGATCGGCTCGAAGCGATGGCGATCATCGGTGATCCGAACGTCGTTCAGCAACTCCAGGGCTTGCGCCGGGACGTGGTCCGGCTGCGTCGTGTGCTGATTCCCCAGCGGGAAGTCCTGCGCGCAATGGCACGCTCGCTGCGGGGGTTCGTCGTTTCGGATTCAGCTCGCAGCACCCTCGACAGTTCATTCGATGATTGTCAGCGTGCGCTTGAGGAACTCGACTCCGCGCGCCTGCTGCTGGCTTCCGCCCTCGACACCTACCGGGCGACCGTTGCCGAACGGATGAACGAGGTCATGAAGGTGTTGACCGTCTTCTCCGCGATCGTTCTGCCTCTCGGGCTCTTGGCGGGCTTGTACGGCATGAACTTCGTCAACATGCCGGAACTCAGCTGGAAGTACGGGTACTTCGCGTTGCTCGGGGTGATGGGCTCGGTGGGACTCGGGCTGTGGATCTACTTCGCCAGACGCGGTTTCGTCGGCAGCCCCCGGGTTCCCCGACTCGACCGCGCCGTGGGGAGAGGCCTGGCATCCTTCGTCCACCTGACACTGGTTCCGGCTCGAACGGTTTGGAACGCGGTGTCCGGCCCCGAGGATTCAGATTCGGGCGACCACCGCGACGACGAAACGGGCTAGTGCTCCGTGCGCCTGCGGCGTCTGAAGGCTCCGGCCAGTTCCCAGATGACGATTCCAACGACTGCCGCGCCGACCAGGAGGAGGATGATCGGCGTATCGAAGCTCCACCCGAAGAACTCAACGGTG
This window of the Acidimicrobiia bacterium genome carries:
- a CDS encoding helix-turn-helix domain containing protein, which produces MNYEALSTGDRILQAAIQLFVDHGVRRTSMDEVASRSGVSRVTLYRYFADREALVRAAFFAPIEALELLQSELEGEDGLTVEQVLVAVGMRIADQPAIDLPVHRDELEKLYPRLAAEYAQHRDAVAHRLISLVFDTAEQSGRLRAGVRKDLVEGVMWDLLVNPLSIPAVRDSGIRARELYAALIDVLLYGMLTDDGGPEG
- a CDS encoding MMPL family transporter produces the protein MTSLIRFLSAAIRRAPIVVVVVGIAITAALAAFIPQDEVAPTIESFAPDAPEYTALLDVQNRFASTSRTLQVLIGSDTGDVMTANALRAVVSAEDRLQASTAAPYLADRPAGPIVSYLTPAIRAMEFLGTPIDTADDATVQQMYRLALGQMSSEEVEQVRAMLPFSVDGPIGGPVESGLMVVFLDTSSLDSYEELEEILRSAAAAVEGATDGAVSLSAFSFELLFSDTTFRDEVPGLFLLATVVIMGILAIVFWVRPATPAGIGGAIRRTVADIALALTGIGMAIAWMMGAGVLLGPRYLGLIGRSSELLQALPILLVGLGVDYAVHLTARYRGEIGSGRSVSGAAGRATATVGIALVLATLTTSIGFLTNVVNPVPALRDFGIMAAVGIASAFLIMLTFVPSVRLLLDRRAERKGTLPATRLVGQERRWITRGSAATAVLAERHPIVVLATTALLAGAGIYGLMNLDTEFSSAAFIPEDAPILQTYATLRESYESGLGEVSDVLIEGEVLTPEAHNALVAALAGLEDDEHVVRQGDRVAALSPVSVLASLMGTSGFAGDATELGLEPALTVRADADVAAIYSAAAAQDPDGMAQVVSAGEPPAVRVAISTTAGEDFARDLDVALSDDFGSLAALDGVTAVVTNEHIVVTVVIDALNSSQISSLAITLIAAMALLTAGFWFECRRPMLGVITIAPVVVVVLWTYGMMAASGIPFGPVTATTAALAIGIGVPYTIHITHRYLEDRQRFDDPADAMRSTAGHTGGALVGSALTTIAGFAVLITSSLTAFQQFGIVTVYAISFALLGSVIVLPSLLVLWDRWHQRRGEEPVERVYIVEAREPIDA
- a CDS encoding magnesium transporter CorA family protein, translated to MIELFHSTGTSRPVRVEPGVDLAEIRRRQGWVWVDVVAPDPREVSALATEFGLEALDVGDVLDATEYPNIEERAGYLFVIAHSPSVDRERLRTVEVDAFLGSDFLITVRQEQLPAFEAVAGSFEASAGTGPDDFLALLLDIFVHRIRLLIDNLDAEVDRLEAMAIIGDPNVVQQLQGLRRDVVRLRRVLIPQREVLRAMARSLRGFVVSDSARSTLDSSFDDCQRALEELDSARLLLASALDTYRATVAERMNEVMKVLTVFSAIVLPLGLLAGLYGMNFVNMPELSWKYGYFALLGVMGSVGLGLWIYFARRGFVGSPRVPRLDRAVGRGLASFVHLTLVPARTVWNAVSGPEDSDSGDHRDDETG
- a CDS encoding site-specific DNA-methyltransferase, translating into MTEQSGPESSRDTRGTATSAFGVGRRENHDASAFYARFGPPELSEDDRLCPLPVDLPDPPCIVGDARSMAEVPDRSVALVVTSPPYFVGKEYEQAITGPAEAVGPQVPKSYVEYLEMLRDVFAECKRTLEPGGRIAVNVANLGRKPYRSLSSDVIRILQDDLGLLLRGEIIWQKAEGASGSVAWGSFNKATNPVLRDVTERVIVASKGRFDRARSRQQRERDGFPFENTMPVDEFMEATLDVWRIDAESARRVQHPAPFPVDLPRRLIELYTFEDDLILDPFLGSGTTLVAAARTGRRGVGYDLDPDYIETAKARYRAEKKRYRKQREHESAHQERFALDLPPEATAEERADHFQRRASREGKKAQDLARQVLEEVGFQVIDEAYKLPKSGVQFNFRVVDAKGDREFLVDVSGAFTTARPGLLRTDTLWKTLGRAHVLKSLDEQARLLIVTSNLPRPGSDGDRALHAVGPGNVWDAIEMFDSEGVNRLEQYAQGQLEQLPGFWSDAELAARRDEQLARYYDVEDE